A genomic segment from Vicinamibacteria bacterium encodes:
- a CDS encoding rhodanese-like domain-containing protein, whose translation MLKTTTWLGVLAASVLLACGGGGSAPAASEAPRIEANEIAEALADADVILLDVREPEELEELGTIEGYVNIPIDQLADRLDELPRDKRILTA comes from the coding sequence ATGTTGAAGACGACCACGTGGCTCGGGGTTCTTGCCGCAAGCGTCCTGCTCGCTTGCGGCGGAGGAGGCTCTGCCCCGGCGGCAAGCGAAGCGCCACGGATCGAAGCGAACGAGATCGCGGAGGCGCTTGCCGATGCCGACGTCATCTTGCTCGACGTTCGCGAACCGGAAGAGCTCGAAGAGCTCGGCACGATCGAAGGGTACGTCAATATCCCCATCGATCAGCTCGCCGACCGTCTCGATGAGCTGCCGCGAGACAAACGCATCCTCACGGCTTGA
- a CDS encoding FAD-dependent oxidoreductase produces the protein MKDRITRRDFLNGTRIAIGASLLSRYTEVFGAEATQFSLGSDYYPPALTGMRGSHDGSWEVMHARVDGREWPAGDPEEEHDLVIVGGGISGLSAAHFFTRARRGARVLILDNHDDFGGHAKRNEFSAGGRTLIGYGGTESIDTPSSYSDVARNLLVDIGIDVQRFYQYFDQKLYDELGLSYAILFDQEHFGQRKLVTGYGTRPWHEFAADAPLSDKARADLVRAFTDERDYLPGMSVEEKRKLLAKTSYLDYLRDYVKLDDQVLEIYRRWGMSFWCVGMDEVPALSVPSYDDGGGMPGLKYTMPRVGYRGSEPYIFHFPDGNASVARLLVRSLLPDAVPGSTMEDVVTARVDYSKLDRDGASMRIRLNSTAVNVAHTDDGKAVLVTYVHQGKARTVRAGWCILACYNSAIPHLCPELPEEQVKGLSYNVKVPLTYTKVGLRNWRAFADLGIRYVYYTSDFFKQVELDYPVSLGEYAFGKSPDDPMVVHMCYVPFFADIQGPDQWREGRRTLLRTSFDTFERHVRDQLDAALSKGGFDADRDIEAITVNRWPHGYSYSPGLLWEPEWPNEESKPWVVGRRPFGRIAIANSDAGARADTNSAITHGHRAVQELV, from the coding sequence GTGAAAGACAGGATCACCCGTCGTGACTTTCTCAACGGCACCCGTATAGCCATTGGTGCCTCTCTGCTGTCGCGATACACCGAAGTCTTTGGTGCGGAAGCTACGCAGTTCTCTCTCGGCTCCGACTACTACCCGCCGGCCTTGACGGGCATGCGTGGAAGCCATGATGGCTCCTGGGAGGTCATGCATGCGCGCGTCGACGGTCGCGAATGGCCAGCGGGCGATCCGGAGGAAGAACACGATCTCGTCATCGTCGGCGGCGGAATCAGCGGGTTGTCCGCGGCGCATTTCTTCACCCGGGCGCGCCGTGGCGCGAGGGTGCTGATCCTCGACAACCACGACGATTTCGGCGGACACGCAAAACGAAACGAGTTCAGCGCCGGCGGCAGGACGCTCATCGGTTACGGCGGCACGGAGTCGATTGACACGCCCTCGTCCTACAGCGACGTAGCGCGCAACCTGCTCGTCGATATCGGGATCGATGTCCAGCGCTTTTACCAGTACTTCGATCAGAAGCTCTACGACGAGCTCGGCCTCAGCTACGCGATTCTTTTCGACCAGGAGCACTTCGGCCAGCGCAAGCTCGTTACCGGTTACGGTACGCGACCCTGGCACGAGTTTGCCGCGGACGCTCCGCTCAGCGACAAGGCCCGCGCCGACCTCGTTCGAGCCTTCACCGATGAGCGCGATTACCTGCCGGGTATGAGCGTCGAAGAGAAGCGGAAGCTGCTCGCCAAGACCAGCTATCTCGACTACCTGAGGGACTACGTCAAACTCGACGATCAGGTTCTGGAGATCTACCGGCGCTGGGGAATGAGCTTCTGGTGCGTCGGTATGGATGAAGTGCCCGCCTTGTCGGTGCCTTCCTACGACGACGGCGGCGGCATGCCCGGTCTCAAGTACACCATGCCGCGCGTGGGATACCGGGGCAGTGAGCCGTACATCTTTCACTTTCCGGACGGAAACGCCTCCGTTGCGAGGCTACTGGTCCGTTCGTTGTTACCCGACGCCGTGCCCGGGTCCACCATGGAGGACGTCGTTACCGCGAGGGTCGATTACTCGAAGCTCGATCGGGACGGCGCGTCGATGCGGATCCGGCTGAACAGCACCGCGGTGAATGTGGCGCATACCGACGACGGAAAAGCGGTGCTCGTCACCTACGTCCATCAGGGCAAGGCGCGCACCGTGCGCGCCGGCTGGTGCATTCTCGCCTGTTACAACAGCGCGATACCGCACCTCTGTCCCGAGCTGCCCGAGGAGCAGGTGAAGGGGTTGAGCTACAACGTCAAGGTGCCGCTGACCTATACCAAGGTCGGTCTCCGGAACTGGCGCGCGTTCGCGGACCTCGGGATCCGTTACGTCTATTACACCAGCGATTTCTTCAAGCAGGTCGAGCTCGACTACCCCGTGTCGCTCGGTGAGTACGCGTTCGGCAAATCACCGGATGATCCCATGGTCGTACATATGTGCTACGTCCCCTTCTTCGCAGACATCCAGGGCCCGGACCAGTGGCGCGAGGGGCGGCGAACGCTTTTGCGCACCTCCTTCGACACGTTCGAGCGGCACGTGCGCGATCAGCTCGACGCGGCGCTGTCGAAGGGTGGCTTCGACGCGGACCGGGACATCGAGGCGATCACCGTCAATCGATGGCCCCACGGGTACTCTTACAGTCCCGGCTTGCTGTGGGAGCCCGAATGGCCGAATGAAGAGAGCAAGCCCTGGGTCGTGGGCCGGCGGCCGTTCGGTCGCATCGCGATCGCCAACTCGGACGCCGGTGCGAGGGCCGACACCAACTCGGCCATCACGCATGGACATCGCGCCGTGCAGGAACTTGTGTGA
- a CDS encoding amidohydrolase codes for MKNSPLFLLLLVFSCEDPAEPPADLVLRNGKIVTVDDERPEAQALASREGLIVAVGTDAEIERYIGDGTRVIDLQGMLAVPGLIEGHGHYMSYGASLQELELRHAKSWEEIVGMVEEAVASSAPGEWIVGRGWHQDKWESHPEPSVEGLPTHESLTRISPENPVFLSHTSGHGVFVNAKAMEAAGISRETKDPPGGELVRDAKGNPIGMLREAAAQPARDALDRYQRERPTEEIEASKREQVRLAAEDAIRNGITSFQDMGSTFETIDLLARMADEGNLPLRLYVAVQETAEDMKDRLARYRTVGRGNGFLTVRTIGEKVLDGALGTHGGWLLEPYSDLPRSVGFNVTPVEDIEASAALAVEHDYQMAIQGIGDRAVRLLFDIYEKEFARHPEKSDYRWRIEHAQVIHPDDLPRFAKLGVIPGIQGIFACSDGPWVVDRLGELRTKERGYIYRSMIDSGAVVQNGTDPPVEEIDPIASFHCSVTRELPDGSIFLPEQAMTREQALRSYTLNNAYAAFEEDVKGSLTPGKYADVTVLTKDILTVPDDEIRSASVAYTIIGGEVKFQR; via the coding sequence ATGAAGAATTCCCCTCTCTTTCTGCTTCTGTTGGTTTTCTCCTGCGAGGATCCGGCGGAGCCGCCCGCGGATCTCGTCCTGAGAAACGGAAAGATCGTCACCGTCGACGACGAGAGGCCGGAGGCGCAGGCGCTCGCCAGCCGGGAGGGGCTCATCGTCGCCGTGGGAACGGACGCCGAGATCGAGCGTTACATTGGAGACGGCACTCGGGTCATCGACCTCCAGGGGATGCTCGCCGTCCCCGGGCTCATCGAGGGCCACGGCCACTACATGAGTTATGGAGCATCGCTCCAGGAGCTCGAGCTTCGCCACGCGAAGAGCTGGGAGGAGATCGTTGGGATGGTGGAAGAGGCCGTCGCGAGCTCTGCTCCGGGCGAATGGATCGTTGGCCGCGGATGGCACCAGGACAAGTGGGAGAGTCATCCTGAGCCGAGCGTCGAAGGGCTCCCCACCCACGAGAGCTTGACTCGGATAAGCCCGGAGAATCCGGTGTTCCTGAGCCACACGAGCGGCCACGGCGTCTTCGTGAACGCGAAGGCGATGGAAGCGGCGGGCATCTCGAGGGAGACGAAGGATCCGCCCGGAGGAGAGCTCGTCCGGGACGCGAAGGGGAACCCGATCGGGATGCTTCGGGAGGCAGCCGCCCAGCCAGCGCGGGATGCTCTCGATCGCTATCAGAGGGAGCGCCCGACCGAGGAGATCGAAGCGTCGAAGCGGGAACAGGTGAGGCTCGCCGCCGAGGACGCGATCCGGAACGGCATCACGAGCTTTCAGGACATGGGCTCGACCTTCGAAACCATCGATCTTCTGGCGAGGATGGCGGACGAAGGCAACCTGCCCCTTCGCCTCTACGTCGCCGTGCAGGAAACGGCCGAGGATATGAAGGACAGGCTCGCCAGGTACCGGACGGTGGGCCGGGGCAACGGGTTTCTCACGGTACGCACCATCGGGGAGAAAGTTCTCGATGGGGCGCTCGGGACTCACGGCGGCTGGCTCCTCGAGCCGTACAGCGATCTCCCCCGCAGCGTGGGGTTCAACGTCACACCGGTCGAGGACATCGAGGCTTCGGCGGCGCTCGCGGTCGAGCACGACTACCAGATGGCGATCCAGGGCATCGGGGACAGGGCCGTCCGGCTGCTCTTCGACATCTACGAGAAGGAGTTCGCGCGGCACCCGGAAAAGAGCGACTACCGGTGGAGGATCGAGCACGCCCAGGTGATCCATCCCGACGATCTTCCGCGCTTCGCGAAGCTCGGAGTAATACCGGGAATCCAGGGCATCTTCGCCTGCTCGGACGGCCCCTGGGTCGTCGATCGGCTCGGGGAACTGCGGACGAAGGAACGAGGCTACATCTACCGCTCGATGATCGATTCGGGCGCCGTCGTCCAGAACGGGACCGACCCTCCGGTCGAGGAGATCGATCCCATCGCGAGCTTCCACTGCTCGGTGACCCGGGAGCTTCCCGATGGATCGATCTTCCTCCCGGAGCAGGCGATGACCCGGGAGCAGGCGCTCCGGTCCTACACCCTCAATAACGCCTACGCCGCGTTCGAGGAAGACGTCAAAGGCTCGCTCACCCCGGGGAAGTACGCCGATGTCACCGTCCTGACGAAGGACATCCTCACTGTTCCCGACGACGAGATCCGCTCGGCTTCGGTCGCCTACACCATCATCGGGGGCGAGGTAAAGTTCCAGAGGTGA